A genomic segment from Nitrospira sp. encodes:
- a CDS encoding ABC-type antimicrobial peptide transport system, permease component yields the protein MFPFILLTVMTALRILSRNRLRAGLTMLGIVIGVGAVIAMVSIGQGARAVVQAQVASMGTNVIIVMPGSTTVSGVRGGQGGAMTLTVADAADMKKRSPLLSDTGWAKRDVMQIVNGHRNWNGPVNGVSPSYLIIRDWSFTSGGPFTQTDMDGAARVALIGQTMLENLFDPGEEAIGATIRIKNVPFQIVGVLAPKGQSAQGSDQDDVIFIPFTTAERKVFGSQFLGSVGALFASTEQSADLPEAVEHIREVLRSRHRLQTGQADDFTIRTQVDIGKVQEGTSRTLTVLLFAIASVSLLVGGIGIMNILLVSVTERTREIGVRMAVGAKRLHILSQFLIEAVTLSVVGGVVGVIVGIVGARLTTAIAGWPTIISLDAIVIAVIFSLVVGLFFGLYPANKAARLNPIEALRYE from the coding sequence ATGTTCCCCTTTATTCTGCTGACCGTCATGACCGCGTTGCGGATTCTGAGCCGGAACCGGCTTCGCGCCGGGCTGACCATGCTCGGCATCGTGATCGGTGTGGGTGCCGTCATTGCCATGGTGAGCATCGGACAGGGAGCCCGCGCGGTGGTTCAGGCGCAGGTTGCCAGCATGGGGACCAACGTGATCATCGTCATGCCGGGGTCCACGACGGTGAGCGGAGTCCGGGGCGGACAGGGTGGAGCGATGACCTTGACGGTGGCAGATGCGGCGGACATGAAAAAACGGAGTCCCCTGCTGTCGGACACCGGATGGGCCAAACGGGACGTGATGCAAATCGTCAACGGACACCGCAATTGGAACGGACCGGTCAACGGAGTCTCGCCGAGTTATCTCATCATCCGTGATTGGTCGTTCACAAGCGGAGGACCGTTCACCCAGACGGATATGGACGGTGCGGCCCGCGTAGCATTGATCGGCCAGACGATGCTGGAGAACCTATTCGATCCGGGTGAGGAGGCGATCGGCGCGACGATCCGCATCAAGAACGTGCCGTTCCAGATCGTCGGTGTGTTGGCGCCTAAGGGTCAGTCGGCCCAGGGTTCCGATCAAGACGACGTCATCTTCATTCCCTTCACGACGGCGGAGCGGAAGGTGTTCGGCAGTCAATTTCTGGGGTCGGTCGGGGCCTTGTTTGCGTCAACCGAACAGAGCGCCGATTTGCCCGAGGCAGTGGAGCACATTCGTGAGGTTTTGCGATCCCGCCACCGTCTTCAGACCGGACAGGCGGATGATTTCACCATCCGGACCCAGGTCGACATCGGAAAGGTGCAGGAAGGGACGAGCCGAACCTTGACGGTCTTGCTGTTCGCCATCGCCTCGGTGTCGCTGCTGGTCGGCGGCATCGGGATTATGAACATTCTCCTCGTCTCGGTCACGGAGCGGACGAGGGAAATCGGAGTGCGCATGGCGGTCGGCGCCAAGCGGCTGCATATCCTGTCGCAGTTTCTGATCGAAGCCGTGACTTTGAGTGTGGTCGGCGGCGTCGTCGGGGTGATCGTCGGCATTGTTGGTGCCCGCCTCACGACCGCGATTGCGGGATGGCCGACGATCATTTCTCTCGATGCCATCGTCATTGCGGTGATCTTCTCCCTGGTCGTCGGGCTCTTCTTCGGTCTCTATCCTGCCAATAAAGCGGCTCGGCTCAATCCCATCGAAGCCTTGCGTTACGAGTAG
- a CDS encoding AttF component of AttEFGH ABC transport system / AttG component of AttEFGH ABC transport system encodes MSLVSSALVAVCTRLGWAHLSTRPGRTLLTIIGVGLGVAATIAVQTANVDVLRSFEESVLSVAGPVTLEVSAGESGMDERLIADVRTVEGVESARPVVEVGVRVAEEAGRTHSFLILGVDVLEELNSMRDRIPATLDAFNNSGKGDGLEGLLTPNGILLGQALASDMGVGAGKELVLQAGGHEVSVSILAVMDRRAGPPSIWDRLAVMDIAAAQRTFGLSGRLDRIDIVTRTSAPVEQVAEAIQQVLPPAVTVRRPIQRSRQVESMVGAFQLNLSVLSMVGLLVGIFLIYNTVSFTVTQRRREVGILRAIGMSESMVVGLFLAEAGLFGLAGGLFGGGLGLMLGNVLVGLVGRTVQDLYVPLTDLPKTFGFPPGSGRMFLEAVVIGSGVSMLGALGPSLDAGRTIIVAALAPGEYDVAQQVRAASLGIAGWFLLVIALGAVFAGPVGGVPVFGYVATFCVLAGLSCLVPILMQQFCRTRELGTSVRAPSLGGTIRHIAREQTTRGIGRNAVTVSAFLVGVAIMVGVMVMIRSFRDTVEIWIDQTVMADFIVAPTGWPHAVQSGTLNNSLPSAWRTKLDGTAGVSAVDAYRDVRIELQGRPVSLVSRDLALHAARSRYLFVEGESAAILARAAAGEGTILSEVLADHLQVTSGSRLSVMTPAGEQSLVVLGVFFDYATDGGKLVIDRSLYRQWWGDEGVTVFPVYIVPGADLEQVRINILRTLAQDSQGDLLPTLLSNAELRQEILRIFDRTFTLTYVLEAIAVIIAMLGIINTLVTSVVERRRELATLQALGSSRGQITALILWEAGYLGLLGTVMGLLGGLALAWILIRVINRQSFGWTIQVSWPLGLMAEVGALALIASLLAGFWPARWAARQPLVEGLRYE; translated from the coding sequence ATGTCGCTGGTCTCTTCTGCCTTAGTCGCAGTCTGCACTCGTCTCGGGTGGGCGCACCTTTCCACGCGCCCCGGACGTACGCTTCTCACGATCATCGGGGTCGGACTGGGGGTTGCGGCAACGATCGCCGTCCAGACCGCCAATGTGGATGTTCTCCGCTCCTTCGAGGAATCGGTTTTGAGCGTGGCCGGTCCTGTCACGCTGGAGGTGTCGGCCGGAGAGTCTGGCATGGATGAGCGTCTGATCGCCGACGTACGGACCGTCGAGGGGGTGGAATCGGCCAGGCCGGTGGTTGAAGTCGGTGTACGGGTGGCCGAAGAAGCCGGACGTACCCACTCGTTCCTGATTCTCGGAGTGGATGTGCTGGAAGAATTGAACTCGATGCGGGATCGCATTCCCGCCACGCTCGATGCGTTCAACAATTCAGGGAAGGGAGATGGTTTGGAGGGCCTCCTGACCCCGAACGGCATCTTGCTGGGCCAGGCCCTTGCGTCGGATATGGGGGTCGGAGCAGGGAAAGAGCTTGTCCTTCAAGCCGGCGGCCACGAGGTCTCCGTCTCGATTCTGGCGGTCATGGACCGCCGGGCCGGTCCGCCGTCGATATGGGACCGCTTGGCCGTGATGGACATCGCTGCCGCGCAACGGACCTTCGGCCTGAGCGGTCGCTTGGATCGCATCGATATCGTCACCCGGACCTCTGCGCCGGTCGAACAGGTTGCGGAGGCGATACAGCAGGTCCTGCCTCCGGCTGTGACCGTGCGTCGTCCGATTCAACGCAGCCGGCAGGTCGAATCCATGGTCGGCGCGTTTCAATTGAATTTATCCGTGCTGAGCATGGTCGGGCTGCTGGTCGGCATATTCCTGATCTATAACACCGTGTCCTTTACGGTGACGCAACGACGGCGTGAAGTGGGGATCCTGCGCGCAATCGGGATGTCGGAATCTATGGTCGTCGGGCTCTTTCTCGCAGAGGCCGGTCTCTTCGGCCTGGCGGGAGGGTTGTTCGGAGGCGGGCTGGGGTTGATGTTGGGGAATGTGCTCGTCGGCCTGGTCGGGCGGACGGTCCAAGACCTCTATGTTCCGTTGACAGATCTGCCCAAGACATTCGGTTTTCCTCCAGGATCAGGCCGGATGTTTCTTGAAGCGGTCGTGATCGGCAGCGGAGTCTCCATGTTGGGCGCGCTGGGTCCCAGCCTGGATGCCGGTCGGACGATCATCGTCGCAGCCCTTGCTCCGGGCGAATACGATGTCGCGCAACAGGTGCGTGCCGCTTCGCTGGGTATCGCAGGCTGGTTCTTGCTGGTGATCGCCCTGGGGGCTGTCTTTGCCGGGCCAGTGGGCGGAGTGCCGGTCTTTGGGTACGTGGCGACCTTCTGCGTCCTGGCTGGGCTTTCCTGTCTGGTGCCGATCCTGATGCAACAGTTCTGTCGCACGCGAGAATTGGGAACGTCTGTCCGCGCGCCTTCGTTGGGGGGCACGATCCGCCACATCGCACGGGAGCAAACCACGCGAGGGATCGGACGGAATGCGGTCACCGTCTCGGCGTTCCTTGTCGGCGTGGCCATCATGGTCGGAGTGATGGTGATGATCAGGAGCTTTCGCGACACGGTCGAGATCTGGATCGATCAAACCGTCATGGCGGATTTCATCGTGGCCCCGACCGGGTGGCCGCATGCCGTTCAGAGTGGGACGTTGAATAACAGCCTTCCTTCTGCCTGGCGGACCAAGTTGGACGGTACGGCAGGGGTGTCGGCGGTCGATGCCTATCGCGATGTTCGCATCGAGCTACAGGGCCGACCGGTCTCGCTGGTATCTCGGGATCTGGCCCTCCATGCCGCAAGGAGCCGATATCTCTTTGTCGAGGGGGAATCGGCAGCCATTCTGGCTCGTGCCGCGGCAGGAGAAGGGACGATTCTTTCGGAGGTGTTGGCCGATCATCTGCAGGTGACCAGCGGAAGCCGATTGTCGGTGATGACGCCGGCGGGGGAACAATCGCTGGTCGTCCTGGGGGTCTTTTTCGACTATGCCACAGACGGCGGGAAACTCGTCATCGATCGATCCCTCTATCGACAATGGTGGGGCGACGAAGGCGTGACGGTGTTCCCTGTCTACATCGTGCCGGGCGCCGATCTGGAGCAGGTTCGGATCAACATCCTCAGAACCTTAGCTCAGGACTCTCAAGGTGACCTGTTACCGACCCTGTTGAGCAATGCGGAATTGCGACAGGAGATTCTCCGGATTTTCGATCGAACCTTCACACTGACCTATGTGCTGGAGGCCATTGCAGTGATCATCGCCATGTTGGGGATCATCAACACGCTGGTCACGTCAGTGGTGGAACGGCGTCGTGAGTTGGCCACTCTCCAGGCGTTGGGGAGCAGTCGTGGGCAGATTACCGCGCTGATCCTTTGGGAAGCCGGGTATCTCGGGCTGCTGGGGACGGTGATGGGATTGCTCGGAGGGCTCGCTCTGGCGTGGATCCTCATCAGGGTCATCAACCGCCAATCGTTCGGCTGGACGATTCAGGTCTCGTGGCCGCTCGGCCTCATGGCGGAAGTCGGAGCCCTAGCCTTGATCGCATCACTCCTTGCCGGGTTCTGGCCTGCCCGTTGGGCCGCCAGGCAACCGCTGGTCGAGGGCCTGCGTTACGAATGA
- a CDS encoding Transcriptional regulator MraZ, with protein MFAGEYLCKVDEKGRFLIPSPLREPLETEGNQVMFLKNAEQSLWVYSAKEWEKVLERTKTTLDEDQSRLFMHYVVSEAGTSEIDKAGRVLIPGRLRKLVPMDEDQEIILVGLYHRMEIWNPAEWRRYISKTEDRYEQNMAKILNLL; from the coding sequence ATGTTCGCCGGAGAGTATCTCTGCAAAGTCGATGAAAAGGGGCGCTTCTTGATTCCCTCTCCCCTCCGGGAACCTCTGGAGACCGAAGGCAATCAGGTGATGTTCCTGAAAAACGCCGAGCAGTCTCTCTGGGTGTACTCCGCCAAGGAATGGGAAAAGGTGTTGGAGCGGACCAAAACCACGTTGGACGAGGACCAGAGCCGCCTATTCATGCATTATGTCGTGTCGGAAGCCGGAACATCGGAGATCGATAAAGCGGGGCGTGTGTTGATTCCAGGACGCCTTCGTAAACTCGTGCCGATGGATGAAGATCAGGAAATCATTCTCGTGGGCCTGTATCACCGCATGGAAATCTGGAATCCGGCGGAATGGCGGCGGTACATCTCAAAAACCGAGGATCGGTACGAACAAAACATGGCCAAGATCCTCAATCTTCTCTAG
- a CDS encoding Endodeoxyribonuclease RusA yields the protein MRTTSQAPAPRITADSIGLTLPVPPSVNHQYATVNGRRLLSAKGRAYKAFVGQQILVALAQSPHRDTLRQALRQASLSLSIRFFFASALRRDTDGGLKITQDALCEGLGLNDNRVTETHLYKYQDRDDPRMEILLSVATPVSPGPTPPTTVVPALPGHPARAPRDR from the coding sequence TTGCGAACCACCTCCCAAGCACCCGCTCCCAGGATCACAGCAGACTCGATCGGGCTGACGTTACCTGTTCCTCCCAGCGTGAATCATCAATATGCCACCGTGAACGGCCGCCGCCTGCTCTCCGCCAAGGGACGAGCGTACAAGGCATTCGTCGGACAGCAAATTCTCGTTGCGCTTGCCCAATCGCCCCATCGTGATACCCTGAGACAGGCCTTGCGGCAGGCGAGCCTCTCATTGTCGATCCGTTTTTTCTTTGCTTCCGCGCTGCGTCGGGATACCGACGGAGGACTCAAAATCACACAAGATGCGTTGTGCGAAGGGCTGGGGTTGAACGATAACCGGGTAACGGAAACACATCTTTACAAGTATCAAGATCGGGACGATCCTCGCATGGAAATCCTGTTGTCTGTCGCGACGCCCGTATCACCGGGACCCACTCCCCCCACGACCGTGGTTCCCGCTCTTCCAGGACATCCAGCTCGCGCGCCGCGAGACCGATAA
- a CDS encoding ComF family protein, protein MIFDILRQASRLLLPSDCTTCGKPLTDDPTPFFCRRCWDLVRPLQGPSCPRCHRPYASSAATLYSPNHECHDCRTREPHYSQAWAAYAYCPPLQDAIALFKYRGKVALADSLGTLLAQALPRNLDVDQLMPVPLHPHRLRRREFNQSLLLADHIAPILRRPVSFRNLMRILDTDPQTTLPRSTRLHNLRKAFALRLPREVEGKRILLIDDVFTTGATANECARTLCEAGAADVAVLALARSVDAGMVPDTTLPPSAFHRQPELRV, encoded by the coding sequence ATGATCTTCGACATCCTCCGACAGGCTTCACGGCTGTTGCTCCCGTCAGACTGCACCACCTGCGGGAAGCCTCTCACCGATGATCCTACACCGTTTTTCTGTCGTCGATGTTGGGACCTGGTTCGACCACTCCAGGGGCCGTCCTGCCCGCGCTGTCACCGCCCCTACGCATCGTCCGCCGCAACCCTCTATAGTCCGAACCATGAATGTCATGACTGCCGCACCCGTGAGCCGCACTACAGTCAGGCTTGGGCCGCCTATGCCTATTGCCCTCCGCTGCAGGACGCCATCGCCCTCTTCAAGTACCGAGGGAAGGTGGCACTGGCGGACTCACTGGGAACACTGCTCGCCCAAGCCCTGCCTCGGAACTTGGATGTGGACCAGCTCATGCCGGTCCCTCTCCACCCCCATCGCCTTCGTCGCAGGGAATTCAATCAGTCCCTGCTCCTTGCCGACCACATCGCTCCCATCCTTCGGCGGCCTGTATCCTTTCGGAACCTGATGCGCATCCTCGATACCGATCCACAAACCACGCTCCCGCGCTCGACCCGCTTGCACAACCTTCGCAAGGCGTTTGCTCTGCGCCTGCCTCGTGAGGTCGAGGGTAAACGCATCCTCCTGATCGATGATGTCTTCACCACCGGTGCGACGGCCAACGAATGCGCCAGGACCCTGTGCGAAGCCGGCGCCGCAGACGTCGCAGTCCTCGCGCTCGCCCGTTCGGTAGACGCCGGCATGGTGCCGGATACCACGCTTCCGCCGTCGGCCTTTCACCGGCAACCGGAACTGAGAGTGTAA
- a CDS encoding putative regulatory protein, FmdB family: MPIYEYRCRQCGKRTSRLVLSISAPEPQSCGHCLSHDLERLMSRFASPKSEEARLDALADPSHLSGLDENDPQSMARFMKKMGQEMGEDLGDDVEAAMEGGNLPSTDMDSTDFD; encoded by the coding sequence ATGCCGATTTACGAATACCGCTGCCGACAATGTGGAAAACGAACCAGTCGATTGGTCCTGAGCATCAGTGCTCCTGAGCCACAATCCTGTGGTCATTGTCTCAGTCACGACCTGGAACGGTTGATGTCACGGTTTGCCTCTCCGAAATCAGAAGAGGCACGGCTCGACGCCCTGGCCGATCCGAGCCACTTGAGCGGACTGGATGAAAACGACCCGCAAAGCATGGCCCGATTCATGAAAAAAATGGGGCAAGAAATGGGAGAAGATCTCGGGGACGACGTCGAGGCCGCGATGGAGGGAGGGAACCTGCCATCGACCGATATGGACTCCACCGACTTCGACTGA
- a CDS encoding Metal-dependent phosphohydrolase, with the protein MHVAKLDVAWFRSPFLRHSFLVRTEEQIDKLRRAGIKHLQIDPSRGIDLPETFEPFPARPTAIAQLLSPPAKGTPAIRSLAAMAEELQTARAARVQLEQSVQSTFSRITKTGAVDPEEATHRVHEISAVARALTTHALFIVFSQGRGGNASLSQHALATCSFSMILAHAAAYDLIALQDLATGALLHDIGLLQVPSTILRRIHDTSTAVSEQSRKTYESHARSGAILLERQGGFTPTVEQIVADHHAYLNGTGFPAETGGTFTSDMTRIVMVTDRYDELLTGFGGASPLTPHQSLQRLYQEGQEGKYENRLISLFVKVMGIYPVYSHVELTTGERAIVTVINSNKLHLPIVTITQDPSGSPYIVPLVIDLANQDEQAPVRGIRSVLGTMPAEFDRTLH; encoded by the coding sequence ATGCACGTCGCCAAACTGGACGTGGCCTGGTTTCGTTCACCTTTTCTGCGGCATTCGTTTCTGGTTCGCACGGAGGAGCAAATCGACAAGTTACGACGCGCCGGGATCAAACACCTGCAAATCGACCCGAGTCGCGGTATCGACCTGCCTGAAACATTCGAACCGTTCCCGGCGAGACCGACCGCCATCGCTCAATTGTTGTCCCCACCGGCGAAAGGAACACCCGCGATCCGGTCCCTCGCCGCCATGGCCGAAGAACTGCAGACCGCCCGGGCCGCACGCGTACAACTCGAACAGTCGGTGCAATCGACCTTTTCACGCATCACGAAAACCGGCGCCGTCGATCCGGAGGAAGCCACACACAGGGTCCATGAAATCAGCGCCGTCGCCCGGGCCCTGACCACTCACGCCCTGTTCATTGTCTTCAGCCAAGGCCGGGGTGGAAACGCCTCTCTCAGCCAGCATGCACTCGCGACCTGCAGCTTTTCGATGATCCTCGCCCATGCCGCGGCCTATGACCTCATTGCGCTGCAAGACCTCGCCACCGGGGCGCTCCTGCATGACATCGGGTTACTGCAGGTCCCCTCGACCATCCTCCGGCGCATTCACGATACCTCGACCGCCGTCTCCGAACAGAGCCGCAAGACCTACGAATCCCATGCGCGCTCCGGTGCGATTCTTCTGGAGCGTCAAGGCGGATTCACGCCTACGGTCGAGCAAATCGTGGCGGACCACCACGCCTATTTGAACGGAACCGGATTTCCGGCCGAAACCGGCGGTACGTTCACCTCGGACATGACACGGATCGTGATGGTGACGGACCGTTACGACGAACTCCTGACGGGATTCGGCGGCGCTTCTCCACTGACCCCGCACCAGTCCCTGCAACGGCTCTATCAGGAAGGGCAGGAAGGAAAATACGAGAACCGACTGATCTCGCTCTTCGTGAAGGTGATGGGCATTTACCCCGTCTATAGCCATGTCGAACTTACGACCGGAGAACGGGCGATCGTCACCGTGATCAACTCAAACAAGCTGCACCTGCCCATCGTGACGATCACGCAAGATCCATCGGGCAGTCCCTACATTGTCCCGCTCGTGATCGACCTCGCCAACCAGGATGAGCAGGCTCCGGTTCGCGGCATTCGTTCGGTTTTGGGAACGATGCCGGCGGAATTCGACCGGACCCTCCACTGA
- a CDS encoding ABC-type antimicrobial peptide transport system, ATPase component, with product MGSLIECEDIWKIYRVGDVEVQALREINLTIDRGEFVAVMGTSGSGKSTLMNILGCLDRPTRGRYRLDGLDVGAAKPDLLAELRNRQIGFVFQNFNLIPRTSALENAQLPLFYRGVSIKEQRKQAAAALERVGLVGREQHYPTQLSGGQQQRVAIARALVGAPSILFADEPTGNLDTSSSREIMDILERLNREDGITVILVTHESDIAAYASRELIMTDGQVVQDVRRAPRLSVVR from the coding sequence ATGGGTTCTTTGATCGAGTGCGAAGACATTTGGAAGATCTATCGCGTCGGCGACGTCGAGGTCCAGGCCTTGCGGGAAATCAACCTGACCATCGACCGAGGCGAATTCGTGGCCGTGATGGGTACGTCCGGCTCGGGCAAATCCACTCTGATGAATATTCTGGGTTGCCTCGACCGGCCGACTCGTGGTCGGTACAGGCTGGATGGATTGGATGTGGGGGCGGCGAAACCGGATCTTCTGGCGGAGCTTCGCAATCGGCAGATCGGTTTCGTGTTTCAGAACTTCAACCTCATTCCCAGAACCAGCGCGTTGGAAAACGCCCAGTTGCCGCTGTTCTACCGCGGAGTCTCGATCAAGGAACAGCGGAAACAGGCTGCTGCCGCGTTGGAGCGCGTCGGGTTGGTCGGCCGGGAACAGCACTACCCGACCCAGCTGTCCGGCGGCCAGCAACAGCGCGTCGCAATTGCGCGGGCGCTGGTCGGGGCTCCCTCGATCCTCTTCGCGGACGAACCCACCGGCAATCTCGATACGAGCTCGAGCCGGGAAATCATGGATATACTCGAGCGCCTCAACCGCGAGGACGGGATTACCGTCATTCTGGTGACGCATGAGTCAGACATCGCCGCTTATGCGTCCCGCGAACTCATCATGACCGATGGACAGGTTGTGCAGGATGTTCGACGGGCTCCTCGCCTGTCCGTCGTACGGTAG
- a CDS encoding ABC transporter related: MFRLCTEISSVCQGCRGQSRYGIRPFHLYQGDFAWSCRSGYRNTGCRAFPDTSGYLFPIMQNPAQTVVTVRNLSKEYRRGQTVVRALQDVTLDVKAGDFCAFVGPSGCGKSTLLNLIGGLDQPTSGMIAIESRPVTHASAMEWTSLRRELIGIVFQAFHLIPGLTVAENVALPLLLKGEQGTAVAERVDEVLRDVKMDARRSHRPSELSGGEQQRVAIARAIVHRPRLILADEPTGNLDSKQGADIVGLFRTLPQRFGHSVLLVTHSEAAAEVADYVWHMRDGRLVNCVKREA, encoded by the coding sequence GTGTTCCGGCTTTGTACGGAAATCAGCTCTGTCTGTCAAGGTTGTAGAGGGCAAAGCCGGTATGGTATACGACCATTCCACCTGTATCAGGGCGACTTCGCGTGGTCCTGCAGATCAGGCTATCGCAACACAGGCTGCAGGGCGTTCCCCGATACTTCAGGCTACCTCTTCCCGATCATGCAAAATCCTGCCCAGACGGTGGTGACCGTACGGAATCTCTCGAAAGAGTACCGCCGCGGCCAAACTGTAGTGCGGGCGTTACAGGATGTCACGCTCGATGTGAAGGCGGGAGATTTTTGTGCCTTCGTGGGGCCCAGCGGCTGTGGAAAGAGTACCCTTCTCAATTTGATCGGGGGGCTGGATCAACCAACTTCCGGGATGATTGCGATCGAGAGTCGGCCCGTAACCCATGCGAGTGCCATGGAGTGGACCAGTCTGCGACGTGAATTGATCGGGATCGTCTTTCAAGCTTTTCACCTGATTCCGGGCTTGACCGTCGCGGAGAATGTCGCATTGCCCCTGTTGCTCAAAGGGGAGCAAGGAACTGCGGTCGCAGAGCGGGTCGATGAGGTGTTGCGAGACGTGAAGATGGATGCTCGCCGGTCACATCGACCGAGCGAGCTGTCGGGAGGGGAACAGCAGCGAGTCGCCATTGCCCGCGCAATCGTGCATCGACCCAGGCTGATCCTGGCAGATGAACCGACTGGGAACCTCGATTCCAAACAGGGCGCCGACATCGTCGGATTGTTTCGTACGCTTCCGCAACGGTTCGGTCACTCGGTCTTGCTGGTGACCCATAGCGAGGCCGCGGCAGAGGTGGCCGACTACGTCTGGCACATGCGGGACGGTCGGTTGGTGAATTGTGTCAAACGGGAGGCGTAG
- a CDS encoding Dihydroorotate dehydrogenase (fumarate) — protein MDLSVTIAGVTFPSCFMNASGALCVTREELLALGRSRAGAIVTKSMTLEPRTGNPEPRYFGFSGGSINSMGLPNLGYRAYSELIPELKRFGKPVIASIAGLCENDFLTMARTIDQARPDLIEVNLSCPNIPGKPQIAYDPVDSERLLKLVRPLITVPMGVKLPPYFDPAHHAVMAEVIRHTGVDYLNLINSVGNGLVVDPQRATPVIKPKGGFGGLGGSLIKPVALANVRAFWKLLAGRIPIIGTGGVMQGGDAFEHLLCGATAVQVGTVLVEEGLTVFERLERELTEELTRRGMQSLQECRGTLKEL, from the coding sequence ATGGATCTCAGCGTTACCATTGCCGGAGTCACGTTCCCAAGCTGTTTCATGAACGCATCAGGGGCGCTCTGTGTCACCCGTGAAGAATTGCTTGCGCTCGGCCGCTCGCGCGCCGGCGCCATCGTCACTAAGTCGATGACGTTGGAGCCACGGACCGGGAACCCAGAACCGCGGTACTTTGGCTTTTCCGGCGGGTCGATCAATTCGATGGGGCTTCCCAATCTCGGCTATCGAGCCTACTCGGAACTCATCCCCGAGCTTAAACGGTTTGGAAAGCCGGTGATCGCCAGTATTGCGGGCCTGTGCGAGAACGACTTCCTCACCATGGCACGAACCATCGATCAGGCGCGACCCGATTTGATCGAGGTCAATCTGTCCTGTCCGAATATTCCCGGTAAACCCCAGATCGCCTACGATCCTGTCGACTCGGAACGGCTCCTCAAGTTGGTGCGGCCCCTCATTACCGTTCCGATGGGGGTGAAACTGCCGCCCTATTTTGATCCGGCTCACCATGCAGTCATGGCCGAGGTCATACGACACACCGGGGTGGATTATCTCAATCTGATCAATTCCGTCGGCAACGGTCTCGTCGTGGACCCTCAGCGTGCCACGCCGGTCATCAAGCCGAAGGGGGGCTTCGGAGGATTGGGAGGCTCGTTGATCAAACCGGTTGCGTTGGCCAATGTTCGGGCATTTTGGAAGTTGCTCGCTGGGCGTATCCCCATCATCGGAACCGGTGGGGTCATGCAGGGAGGTGACGCGTTCGAGCACCTGCTCTGCGGTGCCACGGCTGTTCAGGTGGGTACGGTGCTGGTTGAGGAGGGACTGACGGTGTTTGAGCGGCTGGAGCGTGAATTGACGGAAGAACTGACGAGGCGGGGCATGCAGTCCCTTCAGGAATGCCGGGGGACCTTGAAGGAGCTGTAA